Below is a genomic region from Citrobacter telavivensis.
ACCGCGGGCAAACCGTTAAAACGTTGCAGCATCTGTGGACCCGTTGTCCATCTGAATGACGCGAAACTCGCGATAGAGGCCATATTGCCACTCGCGCCTTTCACAAACCAGGCGGCAAGATTCTCAGGGTTTGCCCGCCACTCGGCATCCCCCTGCATATACACCCTTTTAACACGTCCACGATCGATAAAATCATTGATATAAACGCCCCCCAGGGCAGCGGAAAGCGTTTCATTGATATCAGCGTGAACAACGCCTTGCGCACCGGCTTTCAGTGGGTCAATTGCAACCTGTAGCTGTGCCTTTTCTTCCAGGCTGTTAATTCTGACCGCAGTGAGATGTTCACTGACACTGGCCTTGCGTAAAAGCGCCTGCTGCGCCTGCAACAGCGCCTCATATCCGCTGGCCGATTGATCCTGAAGCCACATTTCAAATCCGCTGGACTGTCCAAGCCCGCGGACCGTCGGTGGGGACATCGCGTTAATTGATGCCAGAGGTACCGTTTTGAAGTATTGGTTCGCACGGGAAATGATCGCTCTGGCACTATTCTGTTCCCCGCTTCGCCTGTCCCAGTGCTTTAATTCCGCAAAAGCCATTCCGACATTTTGGCCGCTACCCGCATTATTGCGCCCCGTGACCATGAAGATAACACTGAGATTATCTTTCTCTTGCGTCAGAAAATAATCGGTAATGGAATCACCCACGCGTTGGGTCATAGACAGTGGCGATCCGGTAGGGAGCGCAAACTGAATCATCACCGCCCCCTGATCCTCATCAGGAAGAAAACCTGTCGGCAATCGTTGATATTCCCACACCATAAACAGCACCAGTAACGTCGCCATAATGCATGAACGTAAGGGGCGCGAAACTATCCGTCGCAGCGTGGCTAAATAACGCTGCTGGCTCTTTTCCACCCCCTGGTTAAAGCAGATAAAAAAGGCCCCTTTCTTCGGCTGCTCTTTTTTCAGCAAATGAGCACAAAGGGTCGGCGTCAATGTTAATGCCACCAGCGCGGAAAGTGCCATTGCCGCCGCAATGGTTATGGTGAACTGACGGTAAATTATTCCCACTGAACCGCCAAAAAAAGCCATTGGAACAAAAACGGCAGCTAACACCAGTGCGATACCAATCAGCGCACTGGTGATTTCCCTCATTGAATGCAATGTCGCTTCCTTAGGCGTCATATCTTTTTCGGCCATCACTCGCTCAACATTTTCGACAACCACGATAGCGTCATCGACTAACAGACCAATCGCCAGCACCATGGCAAAAAGAGTCAGAGTATTCATGTTGTAGCCCAGGACACTTAAAATGCCGAACGTACCGAGCAGGACGACCGGTACAGTGATCGCAGGAATAAATGTGGCGCGCCAGTTTTGCAAAAACAGATACATCACCACAATCACAAGGATGATCGCTTCAATTAACGTCCATACCACGCCTTCAATGGAAACGGTCACGAACGGCGTACTGTCACGCGGGTAAGCGCTGATCACCCCTTGCGGAAACTGTACACTGAGACGCTCCACTTCAGCGCGAACATTTTCAGCTGTCGCCAGGGCATTCGCCCCTGAAGCTAACTGAATGGAAATCCCGGCGGCCGGATAGCCGTTGAGAGTCGTCTGGTTCTGATAATTTTCTGCCCCCAACTCTATGCGGGCAACATCACGTAAATAGATGACAGAACCATCACCATTAATACGAACGACAATGTTTTCAAATTGTTTGACCGTTTCAAGTCGCGACTGCGCCATCACGGTCGCATTGAGATATTGCCCCTCTACTGCAGGCAATGAGCCTATCTCGCCCCCGGTGACCTGGGCGTTCTGAGCTTCAATAGCAGCCCGGATATCAGATGGCATCAACCCATAACTGGTGAGCTTGTAAGGATCCAACCAGATGCGCATCGCATATTGCGCGCCAAAAACGGTGGTTTCGCCAACGCCATCAACCCGACTGAGAGGATCCTGCAATGTGCTAATGAGAAAATCGTTAATATCCAGACTGCTTAGCTGCCGGGTTTCATCATAAAGCGCGACCACCATCAGGCTATCCCCCTGCGATTTGGTCACGGTAATTCCTTGCTGCTGCACTTCCGGCGGCAGGCGTGTTATCGCCTGGTTGACCGCGTTTTGTACCTGGACCTGTGCCATATCGGGGTTTACCCCCTGATTAAAGCTGAGGCTGATTCGGGCCTGGCCAGCAGAACTGCTGCTTGATGAGAAATAGAGCAGCCCGTCAATCCCTTTGATCTGTTGTTCCAGAACCTGGGTGATGCTGTCCTCAACGGTCTGTGCAGATGCCCCTGGGTAGTTCGCTGTGATATTCACGCCCGGAGGAGCAATATCGGGATACTGCTCAACGGGTAACAGAAACAGCGCAAGCGTTCCTGCGGCCATGATTGAGATAGCCATCACTGCGGAAAAAACAGGTCGGATAACAAAAAAACGTGCCAGCATGAGCCACTTCCCCCATCAGGGTCCGCTGAACAGAGGCCGCACAAGCCAACAATCTTGTGTCCATTATCTGCTCAGCTTGTTTAATCACCATTTATTTACTTTACAGTAAAGTAAATAAATAGATCAAACAAATCCATTCAATCAGGAGATGGATTTGCTTTTGTCAGAATGGAGTGGCAATCGCGACTAAAACTTAAGCAGAACAAATCCTACAGCCGCAGCCCATATCAACATGGGTACCGAATAGAGATGGAAGCGCCACCAGATGCGTCGATCATTCGCCATCCGCAGGGCAATCAGATTCGCCAGCGAACCCGGCAACAGGCCGAATCCACCCACGTTAACCGCCCAGGCCAACAGCACGCCAGGAGGGACATAGTTCAGCAGTAAGATAGTGCTGGGAACATTACTGATCGCTTGCGACAGGCCAATTGCCGTCAGCCACAGTCCGGGTTCAGACAACGTACCAACATGACTTAGCACCCCCTGCAACGCCGGCAGTTGGGTTAGCAAATGGACATCAATAAACATGGACATAAACACCAGCAGCAGCGTCCAGTCAACACTCAACAGCACGCGGCGTGCCAGCAACAGGAAACCGAGGGCCACAATCGCCAGCCCAACCAATTCCTGCTTAAGCTCCAGCGCCGTCAGAAAAACGATGTACAGTCCCAGACAGCCCCACACCAGCCGGGGTAGCCACTCTGGCTGACTTGTCCCGGTATGGTATTGCAGCGGTTTATTGGGGAAGCAAAACCAGCAGAGCACCAGCAGCGTCAACATCATCGCAACGGCCAGCGGTGCCATCTGACCGATAAACGCAACAAAGGAGAGACCAGAACGCCCCCACATCAGGATATTTTGCGGATTCCCGATGGGTGTAAGTAAGGAACCCGCATTCACCGCCAGCGCTTCAAAAATAATGAGACGGTTGACCGGTATTGCGCACAACTTTTTCAGGGTAATGGTCAGAGGGACGACGATAAATAATGCGACATCGTTCGTCAGGAACGTCGAAAGCAGCGCCGCCGCCAGCACCATGAACATCGACAGACGGCGCTCCGTCGCAAGACGCCGGGTCATTTTAC
It encodes:
- a CDS encoding multidrug efflux RND transporter permease subunit → MLARFFVIRPVFSAVMAISIMAAGTLALFLLPVEQYPDIAPPGVNITANYPGASAQTVEDSITQVLEQQIKGIDGLLYFSSSSSSAGQARISLSFNQGVNPDMAQVQVQNAVNQAITRLPPEVQQQGITVTKSQGDSLMVVALYDETRQLSSLDINDFLISTLQDPLSRVDGVGETTVFGAQYAMRIWLDPYKLTSYGLMPSDIRAAIEAQNAQVTGGEIGSLPAVEGQYLNATVMAQSRLETVKQFENIVVRINGDGSVIYLRDVARIELGAENYQNQTTLNGYPAAGISIQLASGANALATAENVRAEVERLSVQFPQGVISAYPRDSTPFVTVSIEGVVWTLIEAIILVIVVMYLFLQNWRATFIPAITVPVVLLGTFGILSVLGYNMNTLTLFAMVLAIGLLVDDAIVVVENVERVMAEKDMTPKEATLHSMREITSALIGIALVLAAVFVPMAFFGGSVGIIYRQFTITIAAAMALSALVALTLTPTLCAHLLKKEQPKKGAFFICFNQGVEKSQQRYLATLRRIVSRPLRSCIMATLLVLFMVWEYQRLPTGFLPDEDQGAVMIQFALPTGSPLSMTQRVGDSITDYFLTQEKDNLSVIFMVTGRNNAGSGQNVGMAFAELKHWDRRSGEQNSARAIISRANQYFKTVPLASINAMSPPTVRGLGQSSGFEMWLQDQSASGYEALLQAQQALLRKASVSEHLTAVRINSLEEKAQLQVAIDPLKAGAQGVVHADINETLSAALGGVYINDFIDRGRVKRVYMQGDAEWRANPENLAAWFVKGASGNMASIASFASFRWTTGPQMLQRFNGLPAVQFQGNAAAGTSSGHAMDVMAEKVEEMPGLGLQWSGLSYQEKASSAQTLWMYMASLIFIFLCLAALYESWSIPLAVMLIIPLGILGAVTASMLVGFNNDIYFQVGVLTTMGLSAKNAILIVEFAQSRIADGLDITQAAYEGARLRLRPIIMTSLAFVAGVIPLVLSTGAGAASRIEIGTAVIGGMLSGTVLTLLFVPLFFILIRQGLRYLKT
- a CDS encoding anion transporter, with translation MSLPFLRALKRDRFFHLLIVVGVGLSVWVPFTPQTWPGAIDWHTIITLSGLMMLTKGVELSGYFDVLGRKMTRRLATERRLSMFMVLAAALLSTFLTNDVALFIVVPLTITLKKLCAIPVNRLIIFEALAVNAGSLLTPIGNPQNILMWGRSGLSFVAFIGQMAPLAVAMMLTLLVLCWFCFPNKPLQYHTGTSQPEWLPRLVWGCLGLYIVFLTALELKQELVGLAIVALGFLLLARRVLLSVDWTLLLVFMSMFIDVHLLTQLPALQGVLSHVGTLSEPGLWLTAIGLSQAISNVPSTILLLNYVPPGVLLAWAVNVGGFGLLPGSLANLIALRMANDRRIWWRFHLYSVPMLIWAAAVGFVLLKF